The Nocardioides marmorisolisilvae genomic interval CGGTCCTCGTCGCGGGGGTGCTATCGGACCGGCTGGGACGCAAGCCACTGCTCCTCGGCGCGGTGCTCGCGATGGCGGCAGGGCTCGTCGTCTTCATGACCGCCCATGGGGTCGCGGCCCTGGTGGTGGCACGGGCGCTGCACGGCATCGCGGTCGGCACGGCCGTGGTCGTCGGTGGCGCTGCGCTGCTCGATCTTCGCCCCGAGCACGGCGCGCGCAGCGGGCAGCTCACCGGCATCACCTTCAACATCGGGATGGCGATCACGATCCTCGGCGCAGCCCTGCTGGCGCAGTACGTCCCCGACCCGCTGGTCACGCCGTACGCCGCCGTGGGGCTGGTCGTGCTCGTGATGCTGCTGGCGCTGCTCGGCCTGCCCGAGACGCACCAGAACCGTTCGACCGCTCCGGTGCGGATCGCGCGGCCCGCCGTGCCCGACCACATCCGCGCGGACTTCCGGTTCGCGGTGCTCGGGGTGATGGCGTCGTGGGCCGTGCTCGGTGTCTACCTCTCCCTCTTCCCGGCCTTCGCGGGGGTGTCGACCCACATCCACAGCCTCGTCTTCGGCGGGATCGTGGTCGCCGCGATGGCCGGAGCCGCCGCCGTCAGCCAGGCGGTCGGCGGCGGGTTGGTGCCTCGCCACGCCGCCGTCATCGGCGATCTCGGTACGGCGGCTGCGCTCCTCTTCGGGCTGGTCGCGCTGCACACCCACCACGCCACGGCGGTGCTACTCG includes:
- a CDS encoding MFS transporter; translated protein: MSTLTAGTRIRAPRVPAYPLVVMLLAVALGVSGAPAPLYGIYAREWHLAPITTTVVFAVYAVGALAAVLVAGVLSDRLGRKPLLLGAVLAMAAGLVVFMTAHGVAALVVARALHGIAVGTAVVVGGAALLDLRPEHGARSGQLTGITFNIGMAITILGAALLAQYVPDPLVTPYAAVGLVVLVMLLALLGLPETHQNRSTAPVRIARPAVPDHIRADFRFAVLGVMASWAVLGVYLSLFPAFAGVSTHIHSLVFGGIVVAAMAGAAAVSQAVGGGLVPRHAAVIGDLGTAAALLFGLVALHTHHATAVLLAAVLMGLMFGLAFGGSLRHLGGVVPADRRGEVMSAYYLLAYGAMAVPTVLAGWAATTWGLAAVFPWFTLAVALACVAAGLLGMLAPRRAV